One Felis catus isolate Fca126 chromosome D2, F.catus_Fca126_mat1.0, whole genome shotgun sequence DNA window includes the following coding sequences:
- the LOC102902576 gene encoding CASP-like protein 4A1 — translation MTHQKFRLELLWARRRKTGGLAETRWREGGERRHRNFPPRLERRRPGPGLGLPGRRRQSRYRSPLRAPARPPPPPAPPLPPVNGQRWSLNRALNHLNAICAPGPHLLPPTAARSVTPLPTGPARPSDPAANRAAAYSNRRAGAAPRMLRRPPLARPQRPTGVVVRVREGAILAARRGSRRREERLWRALPARAREPVAALDHAGRRRCRQGGPGAQCRQLCQSFPLQGLARV, via the exons ATGACACACCAAAAATTTCGACTTGAGCTCCTTTGGGCCCGCAGGAGAAAAACTGGTGGTCTTGCA GAAACccggtggagggaggggggggagcggCGGCACCGCAACTTCCCTCCCCGCCTTGAGCGCCGCCGGCCGGGCCCGGGCCTAGGCCTCCCTGGCCGCCGCCGCCAGAGCAGGTACCGGAGCCCGCTACGTGCCCCCGCtaggccgccgccgcctcctgcGCCGCCGCTTCCGCCGGTGAATGGTCAGCGCTGGAGTTTGAACAGGGCCCTGAACCATCTCAACGCCATTTGCGCTCCCggcccccacctccttcctccaaCAGCCGCTCGCTCCGTCACTCCGCTTCCCACAGGCCCCGCGCGGCCGTCCGACCCCGCAGCCAATCGCGCGGCCGCTTACTCAAACCGCCGCGCAGGCGCTGCTCCCCGCATGCTCCGGCGCCCGCCATTGGCCCGGCCGCAGCGCCCGACGGGAGTTGTAGTCCGGGTCCGCGAGGGCGCTATACTCGCGGCTAGGCGCGGGAGCCGGCGGCGGGAGGAGCGGTTGTGGCGGGCTTTGCCCGCCCGGGCTCGGGAGCCCGTTGCAGCTCTTGACCACGCCGGGAGACGCAGGTGCCGCCAGGGAGGGCCGGGGGCGCAGTGCAGGCAGCTGTGTCAATCGTTTCCCCTCCAGGGACTCGCCCGTGTCTAG